The genomic region GCCGAGCGCGGGGAGGATGTCCAGCGTCGCGAAGAACACCAGGATCCCGAGGGGGATCACCATCGTCACGAGCAGGCCCTCGCCGCGCCGGAGCGCCAGGACGAGCTCCGTCCGCGCCATCGCGCCGACCCCCCTCATCGGTCCCCCGCCCCCTCGGTCAGCTGCAGGAAGACCTCTTCGAGGGTCCGGCTCCCCGTGGTGAGCTCGACCATGAGCACGCCCTGACGGGCGAGGCTAGCCGCCAGCCGAGCGACCACCTCGGGGGTCGCCCTGACCTCGACGCGGTAACCGTCCGCGTGGGTGCCCGAGATGTGGACGCCCGCGGCGCGGCCGATCTCCTCGACGTCGGGGGGCCGGTCCGTCCGGAACCTGAGCTCGGCCGCCGGGGACGAGGCGACGAGGTCCCTGGGTGGTCCGAGGGCGACCATGCGCCCGTGATGGAGGATAGCGACGCGGTCGGCCACCCTCTCGGCCTCGTCCAGGAGGTGGGTCGTGAGCAGGACGCTCGCGCCCCGGTCCCGCAGCTCCCGGATCACCTCCCAGGTGCGGGCGCGGGTGCCGACGTCCATCCCGACGGTGGGTTCGTCACAGAACAGGAGGCGTGGCCGCCCGACGAGGGCGAGCGCGAGCGAGAGACGCTGCTTCTCGCCCCCGGACAGCGCGCGGTAGGGCGTGTGCGCGCGCGGGTGCAGCTCGAGGCGTTCGAGCAGGACATCCGGATCCTCCGGGTCCGCGTACATGGAGGCGAACAGGCGCAGGGCTTCCCGCGGTCGGATCTGGGACTGGAGTGCCGAGTCCTGCGGCATCACGCCGACGCAGGC from Actinomycetota bacterium harbors:
- a CDS encoding ABC transporter ATP-binding protein yields the protein MTEALRVDGLVKRYGGRVVVDGVSFSVAAGEIFALLGPNGAGKTTTIEICEGFRRPDAGAVAVLGRPPDTKALRACVGVMPQDSALQSQIRPREALRLFASMYADPEDPDVLLERLELHPRAHTPYRALSGGEKQRLSLALALVGRPRLLFCDEPTVGMDVGTRARTWEVIRELRDRGASVLLTTHLLDEAERVADRVAILHHGRMVALGPPRDLVASSPAAELRFRTDRPPDVEEIGRAAGVHISGTHADGYRVEVRATPEVVARLAASLARQGVLMVELTTGSRTLEEVFLQLTEGAGDR